One genomic window of Sphingobacterium oryzagri includes the following:
- the mraY gene encoding phospho-N-acetylmuramoyl-pentapeptide-transferase translates to MLYYLFTWLQEHMHIPGAGLFQYISFRTAIAVIVSLIITTVFGSRLIRALHNKQVGETIRDLGLEGEKQKAGTPTMGGLIIIAGILIPTLLFAKLDNIYVIVMIVTTIWMGAIGFLDDYIKVFKKNKEGLAGRFKVIGQVGLGTLIAITMYFHPDIVSRQEVTNPTSTRAVQIMTDTQTGERYYAENVKSTKTNIPFYKNNEFDYAKVLSMFGLNGSLVTFIVFLIVVVFIVTAVSNGANITDGIDGLATGTSAIIGITLAILAYVSGNVIFSDYLNIMYIPNSGELVIFAGAFVGACTGFLWYNAFPAQVFMGDTGSLAIGGIIAAFAILIRKELLIPVLCGVFLLENVSVIMQVSYFKYTKKKYGEGRRIFLMSPLHHHYQKKGYHESKIVMRFFIVSIILAIITIVTLKTR, encoded by the coding sequence ATGTTATACTACTTATTCACTTGGCTACAAGAACACATGCATATTCCTGGCGCGGGTTTGTTTCAGTACATATCCTTCCGCACGGCAATTGCTGTTATTGTTTCGTTAATCATCACCACCGTATTCGGTAGCCGTTTGATTCGTGCGCTGCACAATAAACAAGTAGGCGAGACGATTCGCGATCTGGGATTGGAAGGTGAAAAGCAAAAAGCCGGTACACCGACGATGGGCGGATTGATTATTATCGCCGGCATCTTAATTCCCACGTTGTTATTTGCCAAGCTGGATAATATTTATGTGATCGTCATGATCGTTACGACGATTTGGATGGGCGCAATAGGCTTCTTGGACGATTACATTAAAGTATTTAAGAAAAATAAAGAAGGACTAGCGGGTCGCTTTAAAGTTATTGGGCAAGTGGGTTTGGGAACGTTGATCGCTATTACTATGTATTTTCACCCGGATATCGTGTCGCGCCAAGAAGTGACCAATCCAACTTCCACGCGTGCGGTACAAATCATGACCGACACACAAACGGGCGAACGCTATTATGCGGAGAATGTAAAATCGACAAAAACGAATATTCCATTCTACAAAAATAACGAGTTTGACTATGCGAAAGTGTTGAGCATGTTTGGTCTCAACGGTAGTTTAGTCACCTTTATCGTGTTTCTGATTGTGGTGGTTTTTATCGTAACAGCCGTATCCAATGGTGCCAATATTACCGATGGTATCGATGGGCTTGCAACGGGTACTTCGGCCATTATCGGCATAACGCTGGCTATTTTGGCTTACGTATCGGGTAACGTGATTTTTTCTGACTACCTGAATATTATGTATATCCCAAATTCGGGCGAGCTGGTGATTTTTGCTGGCGCGTTTGTTGGTGCGTGCACAGGCTTTTTATGGTACAATGCATTCCCGGCGCAAGTGTTTATGGGCGATACCGGAAGTTTGGCCATCGGCGGTATTATCGCAGCATTTGCTATTCTGATTCGTAAAGAATTGCTTATTCCGGTGCTATGTGGCGTTTTTCTGTTGGAAAACGTGTCGGTTATTATGCAGGTATCTTATTTTAAGTATACCAAAAAGAAATATGGCGAAGGTCGACGCATCTTTTTAATGTCGCCCTTGCATCATCATTATCAAAAGAAAGGTTATCATGAATCCAAAATCGTTATGCGGTTTTTTATCGTGTCCATCATTTTGGCGATCATCACCATTGTAACATTAAAAACGAGATAA
- a CDS encoding UDP-N-acetylmuramoyl-L-alanyl-D-glutamate--2,6-diaminopimelate ligase gives MKLKELLHAIPVQQLEGTLEVVIGSICFDSRKVVEDSLFVAVRGTHTDGHLYLEKAASLGAKVLVVEELPADLSVDLTYVLVDDTAYVLGLLATNFYADPSKELKLVGITGTNGKTTIATVLFNLFENLGYHVGLISTVENKIGDKIIPATHTTPDPIALNALLRAMVDDGCDYCFMEVSSHAVVQQRIAGLRFAGGIFSNITHDHLDFHGTFDNYIKAKKKFFDDLDRYAFALTNADDRNGAVMLQNTIGHKKTYGLKNMADFKAKIVESHFDGMLLSVDGHEVWVKLVGGFNAYNLLAVYGAAILLEQETVKVLTAMSEIQGAEGRFEVVRSANQVTGIVDYAHTPDAVENVLTTIRELRSGDQQIITVLGCGGDRDKTKRPEMAAVALKLSDRVIITSDNPRTEDPMAIIRDMEAGIAAKDRKHVFTIAERQEAIRAACHLAQPGDIILVAGKGHEKYQEVNGVRHHFDDKEILEQTFNEQ, from the coding sequence ATGAAGCTGAAAGAATTATTACATGCTATTCCGGTACAGCAACTTGAAGGTACACTTGAGGTTGTCATTGGATCGATTTGCTTCGATTCTCGGAAAGTTGTTGAAGACAGCTTGTTTGTCGCTGTGCGCGGAACGCATACGGATGGACATTTATATTTAGAAAAGGCAGCTTCGTTAGGTGCTAAGGTGCTCGTTGTGGAAGAACTACCTGCAGATTTGTCGGTCGATCTGACTTACGTTTTGGTGGATGATACCGCTTATGTTTTAGGACTGTTGGCTACAAATTTTTATGCAGATCCTTCTAAAGAACTAAAATTGGTTGGAATTACTGGCACCAACGGTAAAACCACGATTGCGACCGTGTTATTTAATTTGTTTGAAAATTTAGGTTACCATGTCGGTTTGATCTCGACAGTGGAAAATAAAATTGGTGATAAGATCATCCCGGCAACACATACAACGCCAGATCCGATTGCGCTAAACGCTTTGCTGCGGGCAATGGTAGACGATGGTTGTGACTACTGTTTTATGGAAGTGAGTTCTCATGCCGTTGTACAACAGCGTATTGCGGGGCTTCGGTTTGCGGGAGGGATATTTTCAAATATCACGCACGATCATTTGGATTTCCACGGCACATTTGATAATTACATCAAAGCAAAGAAGAAATTTTTTGATGATTTAGATCGCTATGCCTTTGCCCTCACCAATGCAGATGATCGCAACGGTGCTGTCATGTTGCAAAACACCATTGGTCACAAGAAAACTTACGGCCTTAAAAATATGGCCGATTTTAAAGCTAAAATTGTTGAAAGTCATTTTGACGGCATGTTGCTGAGTGTGGATGGACATGAGGTTTGGGTGAAATTGGTCGGCGGATTTAATGCCTATAATTTACTGGCGGTATATGGCGCTGCGATTTTGCTTGAGCAGGAGACGGTGAAAGTGCTTACCGCGATGAGCGAGATTCAAGGTGCCGAAGGACGCTTTGAGGTAGTGCGTTCAGCAAACCAGGTAACGGGTATCGTAGATTACGCGCATACGCCAGACGCTGTTGAAAATGTGCTGACCACCATTCGCGAACTGCGTAGCGGTGACCAGCAGATCATTACCGTGTTGGGTTGTGGTGGCGATCGGGACAAAACGAAGCGGCCGGAAATGGCTGCCGTAGCGTTAAAATTGAGCGATCGGGTTATTATTACGTCGGATAATCCACGCACGGAAGATCCGATGGCGATTATCCGTGATATGGAAGCTGGTATTGCTGCAAAAGATCGTAAACATGTGTTCACGATCGCTGAGCGCCAAGAAGCTATACGTGCCGCTTGCCATTTGGCACAACCGGGTGATATTATTTTGGTTGCCGGCAAAGGGCATGAGAAATACCAAGAGGTGAATGGTGTACGCCATCATTTTGATGATAAGGAGATTTTAGAACAAACGTTTAACGAGCAATAA
- a CDS encoding FtsL-like putative cell division protein: MSKNTIRDEELSEEIQEKMNESVEKKVEETQNFLRSVFSTRKLSSYLVARNLPFAAFVALLGLLYISNRHLAERTVRSIDRLGRDVKELSWDYKSLSAELMKLTTQTEIAKRADTLGLKERMEPPIKIEVVKEIE; this comes from the coding sequence ATGTCGAAAAATACGATACGAGATGAAGAATTAAGCGAAGAGATTCAGGAAAAGATGAATGAATCGGTAGAAAAGAAGGTGGAGGAAACACAGAATTTTCTTCGATCAGTCTTTTCAACCAGAAAATTATCAAGTTATCTCGTTGCGAGAAATCTGCCTTTTGCTGCATTTGTTGCGTTATTGGGTTTATTATATATATCTAACCGCCATCTTGCTGAACGAACGGTAAGATCTATTGACCGATTAGGACGCGATGTAAAGGAGTTGAGTTGGGATTATAAGTCGTTGTCTGCTGAGCTGATGAAGTTGACAACGCAAACAGAAATTGCCAAACGAGCCGATACATTGGGATTGAAAGAGCGCATGGAGCCACCGATTAAGATTGAGGTGGTAAAAGAAATAGAGTAA
- the rsmH gene encoding 16S rRNA (cytosine(1402)-N(4))-methyltransferase RsmH: MANPETYHVPVMLKECMDGLAIKPDGVYVDVTFGGGGHSKEILKHLGEAGRLIAFDQDPDAVNNALDDPRFALVHQNFKFLKNNLRLLGVKQVDGILGDLGVSSHQFDSAERGFSIRYDADLDMRMDQVSDLDAKRVLNTYAEEDLHRIFGMYGEIQNARSLAKTIVTARLAGAIETVSGLKEIIKRLVPKGKEHKYHAQVFQALRIEVNQELDALQDFLEQTVAVLKPGGRLVVMSYHSLEDRLVKNFMQKGKFKGEVEKDFFGNEIKPFKVISRKAITASDEELAINNRSRSAKLRVAEKGV, encoded by the coding sequence ATGGCTAATCCGGAAACGTACCACGTGCCGGTTATGCTGAAAGAATGCATGGACGGATTGGCAATTAAGCCAGATGGTGTTTATGTCGATGTGACCTTTGGTGGTGGCGGACATTCAAAAGAAATTTTGAAACACTTGGGTGAAGCTGGTCGGCTAATCGCATTTGATCAAGACCCTGATGCGGTAAATAATGCGCTTGATGACCCTAGGTTTGCCTTAGTTCATCAAAATTTCAAGTTTTTGAAAAATAACCTGCGTCTTTTAGGTGTAAAACAGGTTGATGGTATTTTGGGGGACCTTGGTGTCTCCTCTCATCAATTTGATTCTGCCGAACGCGGTTTTTCTATACGATACGATGCAGATTTGGATATGCGTATGGATCAGGTGTCAGATTTGGATGCAAAAAGAGTGCTTAATACGTATGCGGAAGAAGATTTACATCGGATTTTCGGGATGTATGGCGAGATTCAAAACGCGCGATCTTTAGCGAAAACCATCGTAACGGCGCGCTTGGCCGGAGCAATTGAGACGGTTTCGGGGTTGAAAGAAATTATTAAACGCCTCGTGCCAAAAGGAAAAGAGCATAAATATCATGCGCAGGTATTTCAGGCTTTGCGTATCGAGGTTAATCAGGAATTGGATGCTTTGCAGGATTTTCTGGAGCAGACGGTTGCGGTGTTAAAACCGGGAGGGCGATTGGTGGTGATGTCTTATCATTCGCTGGAAGATCGACTGGTGAAAAACTTCATGCAGAAGGGCAAGTTTAAGGGAGAGGTGGAAAAAGATTTTTTTGGAAATGAAATCAAGCCGTTCAAGGTGATCAGTCGTAAGGCTATTACGGCGAGTGATGAAGAATTGGCGATAAACAATAGATCGCGTAGTGCGAAATTGCGCGTGGCAGAAAAAGGAGTTTAA
- the mraZ gene encoding division/cell wall cluster transcriptional repressor MraZ, whose product MNYLIGEYECKLDTKGRMVVPAALKRQLPDVEREGLVVNRGFEKNLVIYTRAEWNKILKQLSRLNQFQTKNREFVRKFMSGATELMLDAAGRVLLPKSLLEYAEVGAELVLACNLEKIEVWSKAAYEAQMNALSEDDFSDLAEQVMGGFDLEGGLDG is encoded by the coding sequence ATGAACTATTTGATCGGAGAATACGAATGCAAGTTGGACACCAAAGGTAGAATGGTGGTTCCTGCAGCGCTCAAAAGGCAGTTGCCTGATGTTGAGCGCGAAGGACTTGTTGTAAATCGTGGTTTCGAGAAAAATTTAGTAATCTACACCCGGGCTGAGTGGAATAAAATTTTGAAACAACTATCTCGTTTGAATCAGTTTCAGACAAAAAACAGGGAGTTTGTGCGGAAGTTTATGAGTGGTGCGACCGAATTGATGTTAGATGCGGCAGGGCGTGTTTTGTTGCCAAAGAGTTTGTTGGAATATGCAGAAGTGGGCGCGGAACTAGTATTGGCGTGTAACCTGGAGAAGATTGAGGTTTGGTCGAAAGCAGCTTATGAAGCACAGATGAATGCTTTGTCTGAAGATGATTTTTCAGATTTGGCTGAACAGGTAATGGGTGGTTTTGATTTGGAAGGAGGGCTAGATGGCTAA
- a CDS encoding LUD domain-containing protein → MAQTFAEKFIKEGTVKSFDEQHRHIINRNLDNYETAFKRGTDKFFDLGNSKKKAHLIKWKAIENLDRYLLDFEANFTKRGGKVIWANDAAEAREEIARILDTHQARSVVMAQSTLADEINLDTLLAEKKIAGTSTDLGRFITEHLQQKPSHFASPAIHLDAAAIAKLFHEQFDTPPDATIEQLTAKASELLRDEHRLADVGITGVNFLLADVGSVSITENEGNARLAATFPKVHIAIAGIEQIVPSLHDLDLFWPLLSSHRTGQHVNTYNSIISGPCQAHETDGPEEMYVVLLDNGRSNVLTKKEQRQALYCIRCGACLNACPVYRNVGGDAYQSVYQGPIGSVIMPHIGGMKNFGHLSYATPLSGKPTDVCPTSIDLRKLLLLNRKEAVEQQLISATEKRFWKAFTYTALRRKVLDFFTGRMKNLIVKTLLSKAWGKQRQLPLVAEKSFSKRWREQEKNR, encoded by the coding sequence ATGGCGCAGACATTTGCAGAAAAATTTATAAAAGAAGGAACCGTCAAATCATTTGACGAGCAGCACCGCCATATCATCAACCGCAATTTGGACAACTACGAAACGGCGTTCAAACGTGGCACAGACAAATTTTTCGACTTGGGAAATTCCAAGAAAAAAGCGCATTTAATCAAATGGAAGGCCATTGAAAATCTAGATCGTTATTTGTTAGACTTCGAAGCAAATTTCACTAAACGCGGTGGCAAGGTTATCTGGGCAAACGATGCGGCCGAGGCTCGCGAAGAAATAGCACGTATTTTGGATACGCATCAAGCTAGATCTGTCGTCATGGCACAGTCTACATTAGCCGATGAAATTAATTTGGACACGTTGCTGGCAGAAAAGAAAATTGCAGGAACATCAACTGATTTAGGACGATTTATTACCGAGCATTTACAGCAAAAGCCAAGTCATTTTGCTAGTCCGGCTATACATCTTGATGCAGCAGCGATTGCTAAGCTTTTTCATGAACAATTTGATACGCCGCCAGATGCGACAATTGAGCAACTAACGGCAAAAGCTAGCGAACTTTTGCGAGATGAGCACCGCTTAGCAGATGTCGGCATTACAGGCGTCAACTTTTTACTAGCTGATGTGGGCAGTGTAAGCATAACAGAAAATGAAGGAAACGCACGATTGGCGGCTACTTTTCCGAAAGTCCATATCGCGATTGCGGGTATTGAGCAAATTGTACCCAGCTTGCATGATCTCGATTTATTTTGGCCATTACTATCTTCGCATCGTACAGGACAACACGTAAATACGTATAATAGCATTATTAGCGGACCCTGCCAAGCGCATGAAACCGACGGACCTGAAGAAATGTATGTTGTCCTGCTTGACAATGGACGCAGCAATGTGCTCACCAAGAAAGAGCAGCGACAAGCATTATATTGCATACGTTGCGGAGCCTGTCTAAACGCTTGCCCCGTCTATCGAAACGTCGGCGGAGACGCTTATCAAAGCGTTTATCAAGGCCCTATCGGATCGGTCATCATGCCGCATATCGGCGGAATGAAAAATTTCGGTCATCTAAGTTACGCGACACCGCTATCCGGAAAACCGACCGATGTTTGTCCGACCAGCATCGATCTTCGTAAGCTGTTATTATTAAATCGAAAAGAAGCCGTCGAACAGCAACTGATAAGTGCTACAGAAAAAAGATTTTGGAAAGCTTTTACATACACCGCACTTCGTCGCAAAGTACTTGATTTCTTTACTGGAAGAATGAAGAACCTGATCGTCAAAACCTTGCTTAGTAAAGCATGGGGAAAACAACGCCAGCTTCCTCTCGTCGCGGAAAAATCCTTTTCAAAACGCTGGCGTGAGCAAGAAAAAAACCGATGA
- the aspS gene encoding aspartate--tRNA ligase, giving the protein MYRSHSCGELRIADTNKEVTLAGWVQKSRDKGFMVWVDLRDRYGITQLIFDESRTDAAIMQQAKSLGREFVIQVKGQVIERESKNANMPTGEIEVLVSELELLNESQIPPFTIEDDTDGGEDIRMKYRYLDIRRNPVKNALLFRHKVTQEVRNYLSSLDFCEVETPYLIKSTPEGARDFVVPSRMNPGQFYALPQSPQTFKQLLMVAGMDRYFQIVKCFRDEDLRADRQPEFTQIDCEMSFIEQEDILDVFEGLTRHLLKKIHNLDISKFPRMTFDEAMRKYGNDKPDIRFGMEFGELNAVTQHKDFAVFNHAELVVGIAVPHAAGYTRKQIDELIEWVKRPQVGATGMVYCKCEADGSFKSSVDKFYDQEDLAKWAAATGAKAGDLILVLSGPTLKTRTQLSALRMELGNRLGLRKPHEFAPLWVIDFPLLEWDEESARYHAMHHPFTSPKPEDMHLLDSDPGKVRANAYDLVLNGNEIGGGSIRIHDKETQALMFKHLGFSTEEAQEQFGFLMNAFQYGAPPHGGLAFGLDRLTAILGGQETIRDFIAFPKNNAGRDVMIDAPSSIATAQLDELNIGLKNK; this is encoded by the coding sequence ATGTATAGAAGTCATAGTTGCGGCGAGTTGCGTATAGCCGATACAAACAAAGAAGTCACGCTCGCGGGATGGGTACAGAAGTCTCGTGACAAAGGTTTTATGGTATGGGTAGATTTACGTGATCGCTATGGCATTACACAATTGATATTTGATGAATCCCGCACCGACGCTGCGATTATGCAACAGGCTAAATCGTTGGGTCGTGAGTTTGTGATTCAAGTGAAGGGCCAGGTAATCGAACGAGAATCAAAAAATGCAAACATGCCTACTGGTGAGATTGAAGTACTGGTGAGCGAACTTGAGCTTTTGAACGAATCGCAAATTCCGCCTTTTACCATTGAAGATGACACGGACGGTGGTGAAGATATCCGTATGAAATACCGTTACTTGGATATCCGTCGTAATCCGGTAAAAAACGCGCTTTTGTTTCGCCACAAGGTGACACAGGAAGTAAGAAACTATCTTTCATCGCTCGATTTTTGTGAGGTGGAGACGCCTTATTTAATTAAATCGACGCCAGAAGGTGCGCGCGACTTTGTGGTTCCTTCGCGCATGAACCCTGGTCAATTTTATGCTTTACCGCAATCGCCTCAAACATTTAAACAACTGTTGATGGTAGCGGGCATGGATCGTTATTTTCAGATCGTGAAATGCTTTCGCGACGAAGATTTACGTGCAGATCGCCAACCGGAATTTACGCAGATAGACTGCGAGATGTCTTTTATCGAGCAGGAAGATATTCTGGATGTGTTTGAAGGACTGACCAGACATTTGTTAAAAAAGATTCATAATCTCGATATTTCTAAATTCCCACGCATGACCTTTGATGAGGCGATGCGTAAATACGGAAACGACAAACCTGATATTCGCTTCGGTATGGAATTTGGCGAACTGAACGCCGTAACGCAGCATAAAGACTTTGCCGTATTTAACCATGCGGAATTGGTTGTCGGAATTGCCGTTCCGCATGCTGCGGGCTATACGCGCAAACAAATCGACGAATTGATCGAATGGGTAAAACGGCCACAGGTGGGCGCCACTGGTATGGTTTACTGTAAATGTGAGGCTGATGGTTCGTTTAAATCTTCGGTAGACAAATTTTATGATCAGGAGGATTTGGCAAAATGGGCTGCCGCAACCGGCGCAAAAGCTGGTGATTTGATCCTTGTACTTTCTGGGCCAACGTTAAAAACACGCACGCAGCTTAGCGCGTTACGTATGGAATTGGGCAACCGACTAGGTTTACGTAAACCGCACGAGTTCGCACCACTTTGGGTGATTGATTTTCCGCTATTGGAATGGGACGAGGAGAGCGCTCGCTATCACGCAATGCACCATCCGTTTACCTCGCCAAAACCAGAAGATATGCATTTATTAGACAGCGATCCGGGTAAAGTGCGTGCGAATGCCTATGACCTCGTGCTAAACGGAAATGAAATTGGCGGCGGTTCGATCCGTATACACGATAAAGAAACGCAGGCGTTGATGTTTAAGCATCTTGGTTTTTCTACCGAAGAGGCGCAGGAACAATTTGGCTTTTTGATGAATGCATTTCAGTATGGTGCTCCGCCACATGGTGGATTAGCCTTCGGACTGGATCGCTTAACAGCTATTTTAGGCGGTCAGGAAACTATCCGTGACTTTATCGCATTCCCGAAAAATAATGCGGGGCGCGACGTGATGATTGACGCACCTTCCAGCATTGCTACAGCACAGTTGGATGAGCTAAATATCGGATTAAAAAACAAGTAG
- a CDS encoding penicillin-binding protein — protein MNIRKSILMRVYLAFGLMVFGALLVFGKLLHLQYVDGGEWRAMVDSLTINERVIEAARGNIYANDGSLLATSVPEYELRFDAMSIPEEANDVFNSKVDSLAYRLAGHFGDKSPRQYLALLKNARAKKARYVLIKRAVSHQDLKVIKTFPLFHTFREGKKRYSTSLVTVRENKRILPFTNLAARTIGYKNTKGDTVLVGLEGAYGSYIDGKSGSQLMQRIAGGVWVPVNREVEVAPVDGSDIISTLDVNMQDMAQRALEKQLIASDADNGCVILMEVKTGEVRAIANFTRDGEGVFREKYNYAIAQGADPGSTFKLASYLALLDDRLLDTSTHVDIGNGTYKVPSHTIRDSHAPKKSVLTVKEAFEESSNVGVAKLVHTHYGQNPARYTAKLHQFGLGQSLGLQIPGEVKPWVKTPESRTWSKLSLVQMAYGYELRLTPLQMLAFYNAVANDGKLVAPLFVKEIRHLGNTVQHFEARVVNEHIASEQAIKKVQGMLEGVMTNGTGKKLSSPLYTSAGKTGTAQMNDGARGYGARRYQSSFAGYFPAENPKYSMIVVIRNPRKGYYGGAIAGPVFKELADMVYANDLSLHGTFAARKVNVAGSKMPLTLSGSKEASNAVYEALGFHPSNWNALAQSADSASKGVPFVEVQIKEGVVPNVLGMGLSDAIFTMENAGFKTRVSGRGKVVTQSLLAGTKLKVGTPIILALN, from the coding sequence ATGAATATTAGAAAGTCTATACTTATGCGGGTATACCTGGCGTTCGGGCTGATGGTGTTTGGAGCGTTGTTGGTTTTTGGCAAGCTTTTGCATTTGCAATATGTAGACGGTGGTGAGTGGCGGGCGATGGTTGATAGCTTGACGATAAATGAGCGTGTTATTGAAGCGGCAAGAGGAAATATTTACGCTAACGACGGTAGTTTATTGGCTACCTCGGTTCCAGAATATGAATTAAGGTTTGATGCCATGTCGATTCCTGAAGAGGCAAACGATGTGTTTAATTCCAAAGTGGATTCGCTGGCTTATCGACTGGCAGGGCATTTTGGTGATAAATCGCCCAGGCAATATTTGGCTTTGTTGAAAAATGCGCGCGCCAAGAAGGCACGCTATGTACTGATTAAGCGTGCGGTATCGCATCAAGATTTAAAAGTCATCAAGACTTTTCCGTTGTTTCATACTTTTCGGGAAGGTAAAAAACGGTATTCGACCAGCTTGGTAACGGTGCGCGAAAACAAGCGAATTTTGCCGTTTACGAATTTGGCAGCGCGTACTATAGGCTATAAAAATACCAAAGGTGATACCGTATTGGTAGGGTTGGAAGGTGCTTACGGATCGTATATCGATGGCAAGAGCGGCTCGCAATTAATGCAGCGTATCGCAGGCGGTGTTTGGGTTCCGGTAAATAGAGAAGTGGAAGTAGCACCGGTAGACGGATCGGATATTATTTCTACGCTGGATGTCAATATGCAAGATATGGCGCAGCGGGCGCTTGAGAAGCAATTGATCGCAAGTGATGCTGACAACGGATGCGTGATATTGATGGAGGTAAAAACTGGCGAAGTCCGTGCGATTGCCAATTTTACACGAGATGGCGAAGGTGTTTTTCGCGAAAAGTATAACTACGCTATTGCGCAGGGCGCCGATCCGGGCTCTACATTTAAATTGGCGAGTTATTTAGCGCTGCTGGATGATCGTTTGCTTGACACATCCACACACGTTGATATTGGAAACGGAACATATAAAGTACCGTCGCACACGATACGCGACTCGCACGCACCAAAGAAATCGGTGTTGACTGTTAAGGAAGCTTTTGAAGAGTCTTCCAATGTGGGTGTCGCCAAATTAGTGCATACACATTATGGTCAGAATCCAGCACGATATACCGCAAAGCTACATCAGTTTGGTCTCGGCCAATCGTTGGGTTTGCAAATTCCGGGTGAAGTAAAGCCTTGGGTAAAAACGCCGGAAAGTCGCACCTGGAGCAAGTTGTCTTTGGTACAGATGGCTTACGGATATGAATTGCGGTTAACGCCCTTACAGATGCTGGCTTTTTACAATGCGGTGGCTAACGACGGTAAATTGGTCGCTCCGCTCTTTGTGAAGGAGATTCGTCATTTAGGAAATACCGTACAGCATTTTGAGGCACGGGTAGTGAATGAACATATTGCTTCTGAACAAGCCATAAAAAAAGTGCAAGGTATGTTGGAAGGCGTGATGACGAACGGAACCGGAAAAAAATTGAGCTCGCCGCTATATACTTCGGCCGGTAAAACGGGGACAGCGCAGATGAATGATGGTGCGCGGGGTTATGGTGCACGTCGATACCAATCATCTTTTGCTGGGTATTTTCCGGCAGAAAACCCGAAATATTCCATGATCGTGGTGATTCGTAATCCACGGAAAGGGTATTACGGTGGCGCGATTGCAGGACCTGTGTTTAAGGAGTTGGCCGATATGGTATATGCGAACGACCTTTCTTTGCACGGTACTTTTGCCGCTAGAAAAGTAAATGTCGCCGGATCTAAGATGCCGCTGACGTTATCGGGTTCGAAAGAAGCTTCTAATGCCGTTTACGAAGCATTAGGATTTCATCCTTCCAATTGGAACGCGCTGGCGCAGTCTGCAGATTCTGCGTCTAAAGGTGTTCCATTCGTCGAGGTGCAGATTAAAGAAGGCGTCGTTCCGAATGTATTGGGTATGGGATTGTCTGATGCGATTTTTACGATGGAGAATGCGGGATTTAAAACGCGTGTTTCGGGTAGGGGAAAGGTGGTTACGCAATCGTTACTTGCGGGCACAAAGCTAAAAGTAGGTACGCCAATTATTTTGGCACTGAATTAA